A single window of Aphidius gifuensis isolate YNYX2018 linkage group LG1, ASM1490517v1, whole genome shotgun sequence DNA harbors:
- the LOC122849212 gene encoding peptidyl-prolyl cis-trans isomerase-like 3 → MSITLHTDLGDIKIELFCELCPKTCQNFLALCASGYYNNCKFLRNIKGFIVQTGDPTSTGKGGTSIWDGKFEDEFKEELKHNARGLLSMANNGPNTNGSQFFFTYAPQPHLDLKYTLFGKIIDGHDTLEQLEKLPVNPKNYRPLIDTHINRVTIHANPLAA, encoded by the exons atg agTATAACATTACATACGGACCTCGGTgacattaaaattgaattattttgtgaATTATGTCCAAAAACATGCCAG AATTTTTTGGCTCTTTGTGCAAGTGGTTACTACAACAATTGCAAGTTTCTCCGTAATATCAAAGGTTTTATAGTACAAACTGGTGATCCTACATCAACTGGCAAAGGTGGCACATCGATATGGGACGGCAAATTTGAAGATGAATTTAAAGAAGAATTGAAACACAACGCGCGAGGACTATTATCGATGGCAAACAACGGACCTAACACGAATggaagtcaatttttttttacatacgcACCTCAGCCACATTTGGATCTTAAATACACACTTTTTGGAAA aATAATTGATGGACATGATACTCTTGAACAACTCGAAAAGCTGCCGGTCAATCCTAAAAACTACAGACCATTAATAGACACACATATAAATCGAGTGACAATTCATGCCAACCCTTTGGCAGCAtaa